One genomic region from Nostoc sphaeroides encodes:
- a CDS encoding efflux RND transporter periplasmic adaptor subunit translates to MPKSYSQSLTIVRCVYGTLFNLLLLTSPAVVLAHAGHGNEFQGGSETTGSIQVDAQTAKRLGIKVEPVKRQRLGVGIKTTGQIETLPSQKVEVNTPISKAKVVELLVEPGVMVKKGQPVAVLFSPELVEMRVNSQEKLAQGQADLQQAQADLRLAQQNRDRYQQIAAAEIAQAQSQVAFAQEKFNQDQRLVDAGALPRRNALESETQLAQAKAELAKAASRRDVIEAENQLKRADSAVQVAKSRIQLSNRIYQTRLSQLGTRANAQGLVTVTSPISGKVADREVTLGQSFEDAGGKLMTIINDSRVFATANIYEKDLNQVRSGQQVRVKVASISKRTFIGRITRMGSVVEGETRVVPVQAELENSGGVLKPGMFAELEVVTNQTLPAILAIKSAAVVEGNGKKQVYVKNGNAYQPVEVTLGRTSGDMVEVKTGLFEEDLIVTVRSPQLYAQSLRGDTKPKVDEHPETPIQTTREPAPLWLLGVALAPIAFIAGAFWSNRRTNQLQLAHHNVNKPPI, encoded by the coding sequence ATGCCTAAATCCTATTCCCAATCACTTACAATTGTTCGCTGTGTTTATGGGACACTTTTCAACCTTTTGTTACTTACTAGTCCCGCAGTTGTTTTAGCTCACGCTGGACACGGAAATGAATTTCAAGGGGGAAGTGAAACAACTGGTTCTATTCAAGTTGATGCCCAAACAGCCAAACGGCTAGGAATTAAAGTTGAACCTGTCAAACGCCAGAGGCTAGGTGTAGGGATTAAAACTACTGGACAGATTGAAACTCTACCCAGCCAAAAAGTGGAAGTAAATACTCCCATTTCTAAAGCAAAAGTGGTTGAGTTATTGGTGGAACCTGGTGTCATGGTGAAAAAAGGTCAACCAGTTGCCGTTTTATTCAGTCCTGAACTGGTGGAAATGCGGGTTAATTCTCAGGAAAAGCTTGCTCAAGGTCAAGCTGATTTACAGCAAGCACAGGCTGATTTAAGACTAGCTCAACAAAACCGCGATCGCTATCAACAAATAGCCGCAGCTGAAATAGCTCAAGCACAGAGCCAGGTGGCTTTTGCTCAAGAAAAGTTTAACCAAGATCAACGGTTAGTTGATGCTGGCGCTTTACCACGTCGTAATGCTCTAGAATCTGAAACTCAGTTAGCTCAAGCCAAAGCCGAACTTGCGAAAGCCGCCAGTCGTCGGGACGTTATTGAGGCAGAAAATCAGCTAAAACGCGCTGATTCCGCCGTTCAGGTAGCAAAGTCTCGTATCCAACTAAGTAATAGGATTTATCAAACTCGGCTTTCTCAATTGGGAACCCGCGCCAATGCTCAAGGACTTGTTACCGTGACATCTCCAATTTCTGGCAAAGTTGCCGACAGGGAAGTTACCCTTGGTCAATCATTCGAGGATGCGGGTGGGAAGTTGATGACAATTATCAATGACAGTCGCGTTTTTGCCACCGCAAATATTTATGAAAAAGATTTGAATCAGGTAAGAAGTGGTCAACAAGTAAGAGTCAAAGTTGCTTCTATATCTAAGCGTACCTTTATTGGACGAATTACCCGCATGGGTTCTGTTGTGGAAGGAGAAACGCGAGTAGTACCAGTGCAAGCTGAACTGGAAAATTCTGGTGGAGTGCTAAAACCAGGGATGTTTGCAGAATTAGAAGTTGTTACAAACCAAACATTACCAGCCATATTAGCAATTAAGAGCGCGGCTGTAGTTGAAGGCAATGGCAAAAAACAGGTTTATGTAAAAAATGGTAACGCCTATCAGCCTGTTGAAGTTACTTTAGGTCGAACCTCTGGGGATATGGTTGAAGTCAAAACTGGCTTATTCGAGGAGGATTTGATAGTTACTGTGCGATCGCCTCAGCTTTATGCTCAGTCTTTGCGTGGTGATACGAAGCCAAAAGTAGACGAACACCCGGAAACCCCTATACAGACTACAAGAGAGCCAGCACCACTGTGGTTACTGGGAGTAGCATTAGCTCCGATCGCTTTCATTGCAGGTGCTTTTTGGTCTAATCGTCGCACCAATCAACTTCAACTAGCACACCACAACGTAAATAAACCACCCATTTGA